Genomic DNA from Perognathus longimembris pacificus isolate PPM17 chromosome 6, ASM2315922v1, whole genome shotgun sequence:
TCATCCCAGCACAGGGAGGTAATCATGACCTTGGTCTGGATGGAACGTCATCCTGGATGTGAGGAAGCACTTTTCTCAGCGTTCTCCCTGAAGCCTTAGTGTACTTTTCCGTCTCAATACTGAGGGAGTTTTTATTGAAGTTTGCATTTATTTCTTGTATCCTTAAGTGTTTTCAGGATGTCACATtcttactctttttattttatttattccatttttaatgACTAGAACTAAAATATGACAAATGTTGTAACTACAGATAACtgtagagggctgggatgtagtggcaaagtgcttgcctagcaagtgtaacgtcctgggctcaagccccagtaccaaagaaaaaagaaaagacaggtaactgtaaaaaaaaaaaaaaaacaacatatcaGGACACTTTCTTGTGCTGGGTGAGGGGGTTGGCAAGTGTATTTAATATTGCCAGGCACTGACCTAAGCACTTGAAAGCGCATCcgcggaatggaggacaccaagaaacgttctcatgcaaaagcaaagggtttattcgagcaggctcgggctcacagcatgaccATAAACCAGTCAGCAACTGAAAGCCCGAGCTTTTCTGAGGGAgaccttatataggactctattATCCCTTAGGGTAAAGCCCGAGCATTTGTAACCAAAAGATTTAAAGCAACACAtcgcaggcagccaatcattttacactgagtcacatacgtttaccaatcattttaaggaatcctaatttgggcTGGTAAGGGACACGTGCCAAGCTGCATGTGCTCACAGATTCTTGGAATGGGGAAGTGACCTTTTGGATACAATTTCCCGGAACAGGGCTGgtgccttttgtttgttcccttTAAGGTGGAgttgggtgactgcttgcaggctgCATAGTTCAGATACCAGTAGATGACAGGATGGGGGTTTGTCCTTTTGtcctggagggagaggggcttgggtaacttcctactcaagggggctcgtaTAGCCTCTTTCACACTATGTATCTCAACTTATTGAATACCCAGATTCTACTTGTAAACTGCAAAGCATCATTCTTAGTTTATAGATGACAACACTGAGTCTTAGACCAAGTTAGATATTCAGAGTCATGATTATAGGAATCAGGAAAGGCAAGACCTAAACTTCAGAGTGGCTGTCTGCAATCTTGTTCTTGTGACCCTTGAAGTTTATGCTTCTCAAGTTTAACACTACAAAATCTGGAATTCCTATCCACATGCACTCCTGCTGCAAAAAAACTCTGAGTGGGCTAAattcacacacacagaatttttaaaaatattttattggggCAAAAGGGAGACAAAAAAGGTTGCCAGGAGAAATGGAGAGTAAGAACAGGAGATGAGGTCAGGAAAACAACAGAGCTTCAAATTGATCTCACTAGTGTGGAAGATTGTGAGGACCAATTTTACTACAGAGTTAGTCCCACCTTTCGGCTGGACTTTCCACAACTCTACCAAGGCTGCTTATAACCAAGATCTATAGTCCATTTAATCAAATACAGGTGGGTTTTCTGAAAAGCTCAAATTCTTTAATATTCTCAATATCCATTTGAGGAATGCATGTGTATTGGGTAGTAAAGGGAGTCTGGGGATGTTACCAATAAACTCCACTAAAATGAGAGAAATGATTCAATGTGCTAGTGAAAAAGGTAGAAGGCATCTTGTGGAGGCACAGGTAACTGCAACAAAGACAGAACACAGGGGACAAGGGTTCTGTGAGAAGAAGACACGTGCTTTATTTTGGGGGAGTGAGGGTTATATAGGGTTAGAGACCAATTCATAAATCCAAGAGCAAAACAGAAGGATTCACCACTCCATTCATACCATGAATATTATTGTAACAAAAGATCAGATTAGCAAAGGTAAAGCTCTAATTAGCTTCCACAGAGCTCAATTGCCTTGACAAAAGAATTCCCTAATACTGTGAAAGCCCTTCTCCAGAGTAGTTGTGCAGACAATACAACCCATAAAAGCCCTTCTCCAGAGTAGTTGGGCAGACAATACAACCAGGGGACTTTctattcagggaaggagaatctcatgacaaaagtggcctttggccaacaaacagaggaaatcccttagtgggagttttcccccacTGGCCCTTTGGTGTTCCAGGAAAAGGCATTGGAATTTCGTGCTGAGGCTAAGTTTCTCCACTGGTCAGCATCTAAACAAATACTTGGGAGGATGGCTTTGAAGTTGACAAAATGATGTCTTTTGTTCAGCTTTTGTCTGGGAAGAAAACAGTcatgtattttagagatgaagtatTCCAAAAAAGTTCTCTGAGCTAGATGTAATGGGTCATGCCTGCAAGAGacaaaggcaggagaatcacaagttagaagccagcctcaaGTCCAGCCCAGACTACGTAGTAAAACTTGAtttcaaaaaagtaaataaatctcTTAGAAATGCAGGTGGACGCATTATTTTAGGATATATATCTACCTTTGCTTATTATATCCATGCCAGAAGAagcaacacagagagaaaaagggcAAAGAATGAATGACCTGCTAAACACAACCATATTTGCTTAAGTATTTCAGAAACTAATCTTCTCATTATTCATTAGAACAAAATTACttgtgtttttcaatttttttttagttttgtaaatGAAGTCAGAAGATGATTTGGAATAACATCATTcaaagaataattttctttttgcttaatgtccCGGGCGTTGTAGGGAACATCCTTGTATTTGTGCGACATGTGTATGCTTTTCTCACAGGTCCTGACAAAAAGCCCATAGATCTTATCATCATCCACTTAATGTtttcaaatgcagtcattatctGCACCTTAGGTCTCAGAGATATAGCCACAGTTTTTGATTTCAGAAACTTTGTAGATAATGTTGGTTGTAAACTTTTGATTTACCTGGTAAGAGTGGCCCGAGGCCTTTCCATCTGCACCACCTGTCTCCTCAGCATGATCCAGGCCATCACCATCAGTCCCAGAACCACATTGTGGAGAAAGCTCAAACCACAGACTGCATGGCAAGTTCTTCCCTATCTCCTCCTCTTTTGGATCATCAATTCTCTGATCAGCTCAAACCTGCTACACTACATCACAGCAGTCAATACCCTGAATGGATCTGGAACTGAAATGTATATTGGCTATTGTTATATGTTACCATCTAGACAAGAGATTAGGTGGTTTTTCCTCTCCCTTATGGCTCTTCGGGATGTGATctttcagagtctcatgggctggagCAGTGGTTACATGGCTTTCCATCTGTATAAACATCACAAGCGAGTCCTCTATCTTCATAGCTCCAGGTTTGCAAACAATTCCAGCCCAGAAATCAGAGCTACTCTAAGTACTCTCAATCTCATGACCTGTTTCCTTGTCTTTTATTGGGCAGATTTCATGTTCTCTGTCTACACAGGTTCTACCTTGAGAGATGATCTCATAACACTAAACATTAAAACTTTTCTAGATCTTGGATATGCTGTTCTTAGTCCCCTGGTCCTGATCAACCGTGATGTCCGTATTGCTAAATTCTGGAGGGCTCACTAAGAAGTACTATATACCATTTTGTAGGGCATAGACAGTGGAGCACCATGCGCTTTCTAGAATAATGTCCTTTGATTTCTCCTGCCACAAAATggccttgagtttcttttggagCTAATTCCATCTGTTCTCGGCTTTGAAAAGCCATCAGGATGAGGAAAATGCCAGGAAATGTGCATCAGCTGATGTATATAGGGCTCATTGAGAAATCACATACTATACTCATTCCTCCATAAActctgtgtacacacatatatattcatgtatgtatatcatatatatgtatatattcagtaTATATGGAATTGCTTTATGCTAATATTCTGATGTATCTGAATGTTAATCAAGGATTATAATaggtttactttaaaaataagaaagaaaggaggagagagtctGGGACTAGGTCATCTAACATTATTTTCCAACTTCCAGGAAATTGGACAGTATTCTTACCATCTTCTTTCATCATACCTATCATGTGGCTTTTAGCTTTCGGGCTTTGCTGGGGAAAATACTGGAAGCAAaaattgaaagcataggtcccgggcatcccagaggaccatgtggagggaatcacaggcaggagaaaaaggttcataaagaggtttattagtggggccatagttcccacgggagagggagctacatggcatctgcaccttatccaggtggcagcttctctcttgggggtaaaggggaagtaggtaggtagtgagtaggactGGCTCATtaagtatgggtggatctgggggtaGTGGGAGGCGCTAAGGAACTGAGgcaagggaaatgctaacactcccccatttgttgtttatcaaTAACAGAAGAGGGGGgaccaggccaggagtatgggaAAAGGTTGCTTCTTCTGGACCTACTTCCTGCTGTAtagggcgaagtagtcaggggtccctgattcgtcatttggcctggtaccgtccagtttggttggtaaaagtcctcatcatttccacgagaatggttatcagggtcAATGgctgtcatggtctcctctggctacctcctgcagcttgggcacatcaaggagtcactgggtctggggtcttcagggtccagatctgcactgggcagagcagtatagtaagaggatggccttgaactgcaagttcccaggtggcgtcctgactgagggatgttatcctgttaaaagagacttgaaaagggtcaggcaaaaggctgacaagttcacaggaccagttaacatgaacaacatgggagggagaacataccctgggcacaagccagaaaagttccatttggaacataaacccaattgtggcccattacaaggaaggaggaataactggactgggggcaggaaggaagtgtttagggatagtggactggttgggagtaaccagtcagaggctatgtgtatacacaaatagcaagtaacaaatgcaagaatgcaagtttctgtccagatggaaaatgaacagctatggacattaggtgggtaaacaatgATTCCTCTTGGTCTCCCAGCTCTGATAAATCTTGAAAAggaaagtttaaattgactccatttaagatgagacttatctcctcttactcctctccatggttcctcgttgtcaggattgatcttgttgtgccaagttgcaagaccacccccaagaagaccaccaagattcagacactccgaaatgcaaaagcaaggcaagggtttattgaacgagctgccaactcgggcctcgtcctacccaccgacacagcggaggttaggaggaagccccgagctgtgattacacagggcttataaaggcaaagaacaaggttacaacaatcagctgtgcaagcaagattagcacacaggtacaaatctgattggctcagggttcgattctaaaatggggttcacatggtggggcctgacttcaaagtctggcacctcatttccccctttttctttttggtaccttgggagccaatcatggctccattctgtccatttcaatggcttgcatgtctaggggatgatatagaggtaaggcatgggccagtaggacccaatgtagtaaccaaagggcctgtcaccatttcttacaagaatattctctgtacctctgttctgcatgtctctagtttatcctgcctcatcttcccaaaaacaactctggtcccttgattttaaaggggggctgatgggtgaagatcatccatcttctgtaatttcttcaggctgactcaggggcgttgaccttacctagccaggaacctataaccttagtctacttttccaagggactgcaggattgctgcaaactgaaaattaactttcagctatacagacttaccattagctctatagtgtttagtatccaaatgtaagcaacaaaataatacataaacttctcaactgtgctctaagggtcgggtggctatacccgtattcctgagcaagctcaaaactacctaaaataagggggtcacctcactttggagtgagctgccaaaatgacatcaacactagccagggtagtaaggaaagaaggcaaaaagaaaattataacaatattcagtctaactttcttttcttgaggcgaaggcgaagcggctgagttgggtgcttggagacctcccatgttccatcacggtagttgtcatccagggcaaaggggtcagctggcctggcgtgggagcaatggacccaagtggcgatgccgtctagggtcccttccaccgtggttaatctgttgattgagggcattggcaagctgacaggcctttaacagatctcaataaggacaacacaatctcaggtctacaagctttccttcctaaacagatgtatcaacttaaaatcttactgccagtcagggctttgagtaactgtggggggtgagattttaatctatcctctcatttgacaaacttacccttactaaccactatcacagatgactggcaaattcctgcccagtagacagacatgtgcattggaaaggcatgcttatgaactattcttctaggacttcccggctttgattaacttttgaaaggccaaataggagtgactctaggatctgacaccatctctgccatccaagcagtggcttactgcctctggatgctccatcacttttgtcccaggagtgactttcgacttggactcagggcctgagtgctgtccctcagctctccagctcaagactagcaccctaccacttttgagctccacaccactccgttcccagcactctgctggctgattagagacaagtctctcacagggacctttctttgcccgggctggcttccaaccgcagattcagatcaatgagtcttataaggggccactttactccaattataagcaacaaggtggtccacacagaagtagtttttaagcatgctctcttacctggaacttattaagggtcagtattagatcttgacaaacttgtaggaatcacctgtgcttctctgtgggcctgctggaaactgttacaaaaaacctacaaagaagctggaatggcaattacatctttccaatgagctatgcaggtttgacacaaaagagactgttagacttacaaacaacacagaaatgagagcgcagcatggtgaggtcactccctgccacctgtgggtggcttgggctggccctacatccaccccgtcggcggctgcgggtcaggacttggacttggggctgatgcatccgtgtcctgggctgtcggcgccggcgagttgactgggcaggaccctccggagcggagggcacagctgaaacattttcctcagagtcctcctcttgtagagttaactgggatggggagtatggagcgggaaacatttcctcctccgtgcttcctccctatgtcaaagctccctcaatttcctcaaaggtggaccattctgacttgcacagggtgatccacttttcctttttaagggccacaccttggttctgagctatctccttaacctccctccagtgagctaggatcaagtctagggggctagatggaggtcctcaagatagaacgttacccatagctctgatcagaagttcagtccaaaaggctacaaaaaacaaaacaataaaaaaggaggaaaacacacaggcctgagaaaagttacgagttggagatctcccaagctggcccacaacctcctacaagggtgcagaaggaatggacccgagttggcccacaacctcctgccagataagcagaaggagcagacccaagtacaaggtgggcgggttgagtctcgtttaggaggtcctcctggtcagttccggccaaaaaccaaactgactcgcgccctacaagcaaaagcaaaacagacaaattacaggacaagacaaatgaacagtgctgttttcttaccttcggagtctgggatctcggggtctctggggctatcccggacgagcccccaaatgttgtgccaagttgcaagaccacccccaagaagaccaccaagattcagacactccgaaatgcaaaagcaaggcaagggtttattgaacgagctgccaactcgggcctcgtcctacccaccgacacagcggaggttaggaggaagccccgagctgtgattacacagggcttataaaggcaaagaacaaggttacaacaatcagctgtgcaagcaagattagcacacaggtacaaatctgattggctcagggttcgattctaaaatggggttcacgtggtggggcctgacttcaaagtctggcacctcaatctcatcctgaaggtctaggtgctcattgcttggatatcttgtcccagttggcattcatagggtttgaactcaaggcctgggtactgtccctgagcacttctcctcaaggctagtgctctaccacttgagccacggtgccgcttacAGCATTTGGATGGTTACtatgatatgagtctcttgagccaagcttccagtctggctctgctggttagttggaagatggagttttagagggattttttttttcctgccccggctggcttcaaactgcaatccaaaggAGTCTTAgctataaaagccctttttatttccaattaaagcaacaggagaacaataggagtagagcttacctgtaacttgttgagaattgaccaacaaatacttgccagagttctgctgcaacacttagagaacagcagactgaatgaaatCCATGTGCgatcaaatcaaatcatctcaCTTAACCTTACAGGCAGGTAGAAGAgaatacaaatgaataacaatcaagagggcaaagggtcatgtgtgatggaggcaggcaggagagatgggttggatctgggcaaggcacacctcctgctgggttgcttgcaaaattctacacagaccggttaaagacatttgaaatctcccagtattcagtcacaaaatccacacagaccaaaggccaaccaagtctgctctctgcagcagccacgacagtttctgaaacatagagggggaagacaccaatgctaccccaaggcaaccctgtggccaccaaacacaactgggatgttttaaccttggagtaagtctctgTTGCCACTCTGTcttgataggcctgctataagcccaactctaaccttgggagggggtggggcagagccagggcaggagcactctgggcctgtcaaaatcttcacaggaacaccaccactgactcctagattccctgagcagtttcccaGGAAAGAGAacgagaataaggaatcactagtagtgaaaccaggcagtttgggagtaGATTGTGGGGGAAACTTCCTGTAGCCATggtctgccacagtccacacagctagcacacatgtcaacctgcatcctataaagcaaaatattaatcctgggtcaggaaaatctagattagcagccacatttgcacactcgttccaaaaatgactctggtcccttgatcttaaagagtttatgacagcacaggagagaaaaatggagaagcaaaattttAGTCTATACCAGAGAATTGTCAGgctcagatgtacacttgacttttagcatagatggacataaagaataacactgttttttttcatcattgtataccatgtgctgcatatttgaaccttttggagtttttctcagACACATTTCCTTGTacccaaacataatcagtttgggtgtaaaacctgttttttttcttttggcttggagtctggtgataagagtcaggattgcctccaggctgttcactgtgactccacccacaggctgcaaagaacagtttaacacaagacttaaagtaagttaaaatagtagtcaaaaaagcaagtaattttgaaaccgtgatgccagtttttacatgttttaccaacagaaagacatacagacagttgtgcacaagctttaacgtgcacttagaatttttttttaattggccaagtaagttttctggaattccagtggcaaaataatattattttgcccatagtttagaaccacgtggtcagttagaaaacaaaaacttttccagcaaacaaaagttttcacagattatctggcaaggaaatagagaagccacattttgagaaaccagttcagctccaatggggagctgaagtgggatgctatgaccagagaaggtccaggagatgggagtcaggacacaaacagaacacagacatgtggctaGGCATAATGGCtacagagctggtcagagccttagcaggatCACAGCAAGACacattcaccttccagcatttgaactgcaaggcacatttgaattgcaaggccacagttacagagctcAGGGTGGGGCACAGGGTTAtagggagcttgagtctccaagtctctgccctgcctctaggaattcgaggaatttggcacgcctattacctgggggatgggtgggcttccacctccaaaaggttttggaaccttgatggaaccaagatggcacttgctaaaaccaattccattgtccaccacgtggtcaatgctagagaaaacaggatttagtcaacaacaagcagaacttaactgaatctccaagcttagcaaacatcaataacaagaacagaaaacctttctttgtgtctttcttttttttttttttttttttatttggccagtcctgggattgtccctggcttcttcccgctcaaggctagcactctgccacttgagccacagcgccacttctggccattttctgtatatgtggtgctggggaattgaacccagggcctcatgtatacgaggcaagctctcttcccactaggccatatccccagccctgaggcaagcactcttgccactagggcatatccccagccccttctttgtgtctttcaaagcagatgttaaacaaacattggtacctttggaagctagcaccagcccatcctatcaCAGACAggtaggcagagtttagagaggcagaaagagagaaagagagagagagagagagagagagagagagagagagagaattccaactgcctgagcgctcatagaagttatgtaagtcctgtaaattattctaaatttgtaagattgtgctcaaacttgagcagcttttagattgtgccgctcccatggtaagtgattagctgagctgaggagttaaataccaagtgtccctggtattactctggtcagctgaaatgtaggagacaatcagcaacaGGGTCATCACCCCAGTAGCTGTGTCCCAGACCGAGCacagagtgtggccctgaagccacggtcctgtggccctatgctacagtCATTTGGAGTGAGGCTCAGAACATGGcaccaagatttttagtgtggccctgaagccacagccctgtggccctgCGGTACATCGGAAAATTGGATCCGAGCCCTCGtctagatgatcacttaccctgggtgtgagagcaaatttgtagattgtcgtggtggatagaagtagagcactcggtcagagGTAACctcagtggtcctctgggtgggcttaggacagcagaataggtcccgggggcttcttggacccccccaccccccgcccagaaGTGGGGGAGTAAATCCACTGGGAAGCCTATCCCAGGTCTTGGCACCAATGAcagcataggtcccagccatcccagaggatcatgcagagataatcacaggcaggacaagaaggttcataaggaggtttattagtggggccattgTTCtgatgggagagggagctacatggcgtctgcaccttatccaggtggcagcttctctctgggggtaaaggggaagtaggtaggtggtgagtaggagtggctcattaggtataggtggatctgggggctagtgggaggagctgaggacctgaggctaaggaaatgctaacaaagATGTTTTAGGATATggcatcaaaaaaacaaaacaaaacaaaattacactTTGTATGTCATTCCATTTGAAAACAGATTGAGGCCTCTACTGTTTCATAAATTCCATAAAATTCTACTCCATAGTGAAATATTGATGAATAATCATctgcaatgaaaagaaaataagcatcttttttgaagtttttagAAATAATAAGCATATTATTGTATACTAGTGATATTTGTAGGCTCATTTCTTCAAAATGAAAATCGTAGACAAGATGGATAGATGTGCCAATAAGTTTTTCTGCAATATACAACAAATCCTTTAGGACTTCAAGTGTTTGAGTAAACAGTTTTATATTTACGTCCACCTTGAAGATAAGCATAATTTTGCAAGTTTACAGTGTATTATTCAAGCCACAAACTAAGCACCTGTTTGTGTATAGCACTATTTTAGGTATAATAAGAGGAATTGTAACTTCAATTATATGGTTTGGCTTTCTAGAATTGCATTATCTGATATTACACAAATTGAAAGACTTCAAACTCATCATTGCTTCCAAATAATTTATCACAAACTTTCATTTACCTTGTAAGAAAGATGAATTGAAACCAAGAGTCAATATGATACACTATCAATTTATTGTCTTCATGCCTACTATTAGAACAGGATCATAAAAGGTCATGCTCAAATTAGTAGAATTCAAACTGGTTTTTAAAGACACAGTGAAAgtatttaaaagtgaaaataaagccCTGAAAAGAAAGCAAGACTCTCCATTTGAAGACCCCAAAGAAAAGTCCCTAAAACCAGTTCTTGAAAGTGGCAGAGTTAAGCAACTATCATTAGACTTTGTTTTGTACAAAACATAATGGAACTAAGAGCTCTAATTTAAAGCTTACTAAAACCATGAACTAAACAGATTTTCTCAATGTCTTTCTCTCCAGTGAGCTAGCCAACATGCAGCTAGGTGTCCAGCTCTGTGAATCAGTACAAAGGGGCTAAGGATCGCATAACCAAGGGTTAGAAATTCTTGAATAATTATCAATATGGAATTACTCTGTAAAGAGATAGCTAAATATAAAGAAATCAAACAATCTGtccaataaaagcaaagaaaacaaagcatcAGAAGGAGAACACTGTGAGCAGCTTTCATCTCAGCAGGAGTTTTGTAGAGAAACTTGGAGTTTCGAAAATATAGAACATGCTGGTGGTGCTTGCGGAGAAGAAATATCATGTAGCCACTGGACACAGCCATGACACTCTGAGACAGGGCATCTCTCACGGCCATGAAAGTGAGAAAAATACTGTTTATTTTCTGACTACCTGGTAGAACATAACAATAGTACTCACTTCCACCAAATTGAGATCCCAGTAAGCTGGTATTTCTGATGGAGTTTAGCAAGCTCATGCTAATGAAGGAATTGAGAATCCAAAAGAAGAGCAACAAAGGAAGGATACACCATGTAGACCTTGGCTTGATCCTCCTCCACAAAGAAGCTCTGGGGCTGATGGTGCTGGCCTGGACCACTGTGAGGAGACTACTGGTGAAGATGGAAAGACCCCGTGACACC
This window encodes:
- the LOC125353636 gene encoding putative vomeronasal receptor-like protein 4 yields the protein MGLKLLKGLVFLLLTGLGILGNVSVFVHYMCNIEESTEKKSVQFILIHVVFTNIIMLLSKGLQRTVATLGSRNFLDDLNCMSVTYLERVSRGLSIFTSSLLTVVQASTISPRASLWRRIKPRSTWCILPLLLFFWILNSFISMSLLNSIRNTSLLGSQFGGSEYYCYVLPGSQKINSIFLTFMAVRDALSQSVMAVSSGYMIFLLRKHHQHVLYFRNSKFLYKTPAEMKAAHSVLLLMLCFLCFYWTDCLISLYLAISLQSNSILIIIQEFLTLGYAILSPFVLIHRAGHLAACWLAHWRERH
- the LOC125353635 gene encoding putative vomeronasal receptor-like protein 4 encodes the protein MIWNNIIQRIIFFLLNVPGVVGNILVFVRHVYAFLTGPDKKPIDLIIIHLMFSNAVIICTLGLRDIATVFDFRNFVDNVGCKLLIYLVRVARGLSICTTCLLSMIQAITISPRTTLWRKLKPQTAWQVLPYLLLFWIINSLISSNLLHYITAVNTLNGSGTEMYIGYCYMLPSRQEIRWFFLSLMALRDVIFQSLMGWSSGYMAFHLYKHHKRVLYLHSSRFANNSSPEIRATLSTLNLMTCFLVFYWADFMFSVYTGSTLRDDLITLNIKTFLDLGYAVLSPLVLINRDVRIAKFWRAH